GGCGACGGTAATGCCTCACGGGGTATTGTTTCGCGGTGGAGAAGAGAAGAAAATCCGCAAGTTATTTATTGAAGAAGATAATTTAGAAGCGGTGATTGGCTTACCACCACAATTATTTTATGGGACTGGGATTCCGGCGTGTATTTTGGTGATGCGTCCCACAGGTGCGAAACCAAAAGCGACTCAAGGTAAAGTGTTGTTTATCAACGCTGATGCGGAATTTCAGGCTGGACGCGCTCAAAATTCTTTGCGTCCTGAACATATAGAAAAAATTGTCTCGGCTTATGAAGATTTTACAACTAATGCCGATTATCCGGGGATTCCGGGTTATGCGACGGTGGTGACTCAACAACAATTGGCTGACTACGAATACAACTGTAATATTCGCCGCTATGCTGATAATACCCCACCGCCAGAACCTCAAGATGTACGATCGCATCTTTTGGGTGGTGTACCAAAGTCTGAGGTGGATGCAAAGCAAGAATTATTTACTAGCCACGGTTTTGACCCGATGACTTTGTTGCAACGGAGGGAAGGGTAAACATGGAAGAATATTTAGATTTTCAGCCGACGTTAACGGAACGCGCCCAAATTAAGCAGCGCATTGAAACAAATGCAGGGATTTTACAGCACGAGGAGGAACTGCGGCAAGTTACTCTCAATTGGTGGCAGGAACATCAACAGGGTTTAATTGATTTGCCTAAAAACAAGGAGTTGATGAAACTGCGGGCAAAATTTTTACAGACTTTTGAAGCGGCGGTGCGTCCTATTGGTTTGTTAGATAGGTTTAAGACTATGGGAGTTATTGCCAGCTGGTGGGAAGATGCTTATGAGGTTTCTGCCGATTTGAAACGTTTAGCGAATTTGGGTTTTAAAGGTTTGATTGATTCTTGGGTGGATACCATTCGGGATGCTTTGGAAGATACGGAAAGTAAGCAATCTGGTAATAAGTTTGACCCTTTGAGTCACAAAATTGTCCCGGCGCTGGTTCCCCAGTATTTGCAACAGTTGGAAGATGCTGAGGCGGATGTGGTGACGTTGGAGCAGGAGAAGGAAGCTTTTGAGCAAGGGGAGGAAGGGGAAGCGTCGGAAGATGGAGAAGCTGTTAATTTTGTCAAGCAATTAGAAGAACAACTGAAAGAATTGAAATATTCAATTAAGGATGGTCAAAAACGGCTGAAGGAATTACAGGGAACTGACCGCAAGAAGGGGTCGATTAAGTATGAGAAAAAGAAAGGGTATGACACGACTGCTTTAGAAGAGGAATTGGCTAATCTGCAATCAATGGTGATACCGAAAGAGCAGGAAATTGCCGAGATTGAGGTACAGTTACAACCTTACAAGGAGATTTTGGAAAGGTTAAAGGAAGCACGTAAGCGTGTGCGGGATCTGAAAGGGTTGCTTGTAAAAGAGTTGGAAGCCGCGAGTGCAGCTTTAAGTGAGGAGAAAGCGCAAGGGTTGGTTTTGGATTTGTTTAAAGCGGATTTGTTGATGCAGTTGGAGAGATATGTGAGTGAACACCGTCAGATGGTGATTGCTGCGGTAGAAAATTGGTGGGATAAGTATAAGGTGACTTTGGCAGAAATTGAGAAGGAAGAGGAGGAGGTTAATTTACAGTTGAGTGAGCTTTTGAGGGGATTGGGGTATGTTGCAAATAACGATTTTTGATAAATTTCCAAAAGATTGGGATTTAGTTGGTCTTGAAGATTTTGTCAATTCTAATAGTGGAATTAAACCAGGCCCTTTTGGTTCAAGTATTACTAAAGACTGTTACACAAAATTTGGCTATCGCGTATATGGACAAGAACAGGTAATAGCAGGAGATTTATCAGTAGGAGACTACTTCATATCTAAAGCAAAATTTAGAGAACTGCATAGTTTTGCTGTGCAAGCTAATGATATTCTTCTGAGTCTTGTTGGAACAGTAGGAAAAATTTTAGTAGTCAGAGAACCTTTTCATCCAGGTATTATTAATCCACGTTTAATCAGATTACGTCCTCATTATCAAACAAATACTCAATATTTAAAGCATTTATTAGAGTCTTCTATCGTTCGCTATCAATTGAATAAAATTGCTCAGGGTGGAACGATGGAAGTTTTGAGTGCTACTGTTCTCCGACAATTACGCTTACCAAAACCTCAACTACCCGAACAGCAAAAGATTGCTGAAATTCTCGACGCGATTGATCAAGCGATCGCACTCACCGACACCCACATCACAAAACTCAAAAAAGCTAAAGCCGGACTACTGCACGATCTCCTCACACGCGGTATTGACGATCATGGCGAACTGAGAGATTATACACGTAATCCTGAATTGTTTAAGCAATCGCCCTTGGGGATAATTCCGAAAGATTGGGATATTGAAACTATTAAGCAATGTATAAAAACAATCGAACAGGGATGG
Above is a genomic segment from Aulosira sp. FACHB-615 containing:
- a CDS encoding restriction endonuclease subunit S — translated: MLQITIFDKFPKDWDLVGLEDFVNSNSGIKPGPFGSSITKDCYTKFGYRVYGQEQVIAGDLSVGDYFISKAKFRELHSFAVQANDILLSLVGTVGKILVVREPFHPGIINPRLIRLRPHYQTNTQYLKHLLESSIVRYQLNKIAQGGTMEVLSATVLRQLRLPKPQLPEQQKIAEILDAIDQAIALTDTHITKLKKAKAGLLHDLLTRGIDDHGELRDYTRNPELFKQSPLGIIPKDWDIETIKQCIKTIEQGWSPDCESFRAEPGEWGVLKTTSVVWEGYQDIENKRLPSNLSPRAHYEVKPGDVLITRAGPNSRVGVVALVRNTQPKLILSDKLYRLVPNEKIRADFLTYALSSNQVQSYLSKFKTGLAESQTNISQAIILNLYLPLPPVDEQEKIAKSIEIKDLKILQREKYLEKLKLLKKGLMSDLLTGRVRVKI